TCAGCTCGCCAACATCATGACAAAGCCAATGCCAACTCCTTTAGCAGTTTTCAGCGCAATCTGAACTTATTATAGTACATCGTCCAGATTGAGGTTTGTTACTAGATCAAGGCTCACCATGTAATCCTCATtgtacacacacacacacacatatatatatatatatatatacatgagATCATGGCCCATATCGGTCGAGTTGTCACCCTTGAAAGTTACATAGAGAGGGTTACTGAGGTAGTTTTAGTTATGACCTATGGGAAGCAAGGTTTTAATTGTGCCTAAGTTTTAGTTATGCCCTATGGGAAGCAAGGTTTTAATTGTGCCTAGTGGGGGAGCAACCTATGGGGAGTTGTGCCTTGGGGGAGAAAGGTTGGTTATTTAATCCACTCCTTATGGTGAAAAGAGAGCCAGCTTACAAAATTATACATTTAATCGATTTAATTTAAGATGGGTGGATAatgatgttttatatttatttatttattttgcaaattttataaattaatccattatattatatttaggaAGTATggaacttaaaaaaaacaaactattTCATAGTTGTATACTCtactaaaagaaataaatgatcAATAAGTCCGATATTacaacaaattttgttttattttataacaaaatttggtaatctaaACAGATACACAAAAGAATAGTATGAATCTCCACCGTCCATGATCATGCCTTCAATCCACTACATTTAGCAACACCAAACCCAATTCTCTTATTTCTCAGATCGTACTCCACCCACATATTCTGCTGATGAATGTTCCCAATTATATTACTCTCAGTCACAAGTCTATCTGACCGTCCGATCCCCACGCACTTCACCCCTTTCTCTACTTCCGTCAATAACCCTTCCCCTTTCCCGACCAATATCTCCACCCCATTCTCAAACTGGAACCACATGTCGCCGATCCTCCGACCCACCGTCGCCGCCACTGCGCCGTCAAAACACATGTCGGCGACGGCGGCGTATTCATATCCTTTCTTCATCATGGGCCCCACGAATCTGACCATCTCTTCTCTGACCTTGCTGTAGGCCTCATCTACCAAATACGTCAAATCGGAGCCGGAGTCGATCATGGTCTGACCGGCCCCAGATGGGTCTGGTTTGAAAACGGCGGGCGAGAGGTTGAGTTTGTTGTTGCCTATTCTTATCCCCTTCATCGGGAGGGTGTAGGCCAACTTGTCAAGATTCGGGGAGCATCGACTTTTGGGGAAAGTCAACATGTTGACGTATTTGAATGTAGCGGAGTTGGGGTTGTCTCCAAGGTAGAACAAGCCGGTTAGATCTGACCCAGTTCGATCCGGAATGCAATAGGAAAACTTGGATATTTTGGCCTGGGAGATGAAGGAGAGGCGTCCAGTATTCATTCCCAACATACCCCTATTTTGGGTGGAGGCCGTAGCGCAGCCCACAAGGAGGGAGCGGGTAGTTAAGGAATTGGAGAAGGTGAATTTTTCAGTGACGAGATTACCCTCGGCCAGGGTCCCATCCGCATAGAAGTAGGAGTAGTGGCAGTGGCGAGTTGGGTCACAAGAAGTAGGAAGGGTAAAATCGGGAATTCGGGTTCTGCACAGAGTGGTGTTACagggaaggaaagagaaagaggaggagaGATAAGGGTCAAACACATTAATCATGGGCTTCACTGATTTTCTCCTTACTTTGTCGTGGCATTGAATCCAGGACAGTTGGCTGCCGGTGTCTACTACCATGTCCATCTGCTGCGGCGGCGATCCAATGGGAACAGACACCACAAGGGCGTTGGAGTACTGGAAGTGGAACTTCCCATGAGATTTGGTTTTGGAGGAGAGGGAAAGGGAGGCTTCTTGGGAGGAGACAGAATGGGAGGTCAGAGggaaggagagggagagggagttTGATGGGGAGAATAAGAGACAGAATAGGGAGAGAAATAGGAGAGAGAGGCATGATTATGGGTTTGTGACTGTTTTGACGTTGGATATGACCCACCGTCCAAATACaccgaaacaaataaaaaaaaaaagcaacaagtaaaaaagaacctcttttctattctctttgttgtgtctgatatattttattagtgGGTCATATCCAACGTGTTTTTGGATGGAGCTGTTGTTTCTATTATATAGAGagtaaaaatggaagagagagcACATAATTAAATGTACCGTAGAGAATTCAAAAATCCTATTTCACAATAGTATTATAAAccaattttagttttagtttgaaCAAATTTGTGGTACAAATTTGAGATCTAATCAGgattaaatgatttatttttagtttgacTATATATGTGATAGAATTTgaatatgtaattttttagttcacAACTATGATATTAAATGAACTGAATTAATTTCACAGTGATAAATCTTTGTTTAACAATAATATGATCGTAGATTTAACCTCCATGAGTAGAATCTACCCTTAATGTGGTTGGGAGTCAGTTTTTAAACAAAACCTGTGTAGGATCAAACCAATAGCAACTTAGAAAATTTAGTGACTGCTTAGGCAAACCAATTATGTGACATTACTATTGGATTGGTTAGATGAATTGTATGAAGTATGAACAACGTGTGTTCTATGTCTCTTACACATGTCGTACTTGTGACTGTTTGACGTGTATCGTGTTATGTTATGTTCTAACTAAATCTATATTATGTTACGTGGGATCCCATGAGACATATAtatgatgttatgttatgtatcTTGTGATTACTTTCATATTATATGATGCATGATGTCTCTATATATAAGTTATGTCATGCACACTATATTAGCATATTCTTTTCAGGTTTATGAAATATTGTTTACCCATGTATGCTCTTCATGAAAgttatgtttatgaaagaaCGAAGGTATGACCCACATCATAAGTATATGCCGTGGGTTAAAGctatggggacctcatgcattttgtgtgtcCTGTGTGTCGGGATACTTCCTCCTTATGATAAGTACGACTGCATACAGCACAATATTGTGTACACTATAGTATTATGCACGCTCTTTTTCCTCCACGACTATTCCGGTAGCGCGAAAGTGCGCTAGTCAAAAACCTTGTCCAAGGGGTACATATACGAGTCTACCTTGGGGTCCATGTCCATGTGTGTATACCGTGCGTAGAGAAGTAATGTACATCCAATCAGCCTGAACTAGAAAGTGAGACCACCCTAAAATCTTTACACTCACAGGTTCTTCACCCCTAGATCTCTATACTTTAATCAACTCTCtccgttttttaaaaaataatcgtCATATTTTATCATATGTAATGACTCTATTTTCCACTCATTTTAGCATAAACCATCTTGATGAAATAGgtcataactttttttttttaaaaaaaattaaaatacaagacataaaacaaataaagcaatacattaaattacaagaagttaaatacatatattagTGGGCGTGCGATTTTAAATACAAAGATCAGTTACAGTTGGAAACGGGTACAAAagacatatataaataaatataagactCAAAAGACTTAGGTCAACGATGTCCCCTCCATAGCCACGCGACCCAACAAGCCCCCACAGTAACCAGTGATCTATTACTCACCTGAAAACATGAAATGTAGTAAGAcggagtataaaaatactcaatatgGAACCAACTTATAGCCTCTTGAGTATAAAACTACTCAATATGGAACCAACTTATAGCCTCTTGTCAAACTTATTCCTGTACATGAAATCTTAAGCTATGTGCTCATACTACCCCTAGAGTTAGCCAAAGTGAGGCCCAATACCTGTATTGACCTTTTTAGAACTCTACGCACCAAAACCCTTTACATACCTCCTTTAAGGAGTGCTCTACCCCTTCGAGATCATAACTGAAAAGGTCGGGACTAGGGTAAGTCTAGTAAGTATGGAGGAGCCCTTTTGCTCTAACGTAATATACGTACTTCACACCTGACTATATACTAAGTTCATACCAGAGGATTTCTCCTAGTGGTGCTGGGTTATAACTATCTGTTGCATCACCTTTTTAGGTTGAAACAGTCACAAACTTGTCGCATCGCCCTTCCAAGCGGAGATAGTAACTTACTTGCTCGCACCCCATCTTGCGCTAGAACAGTAAATTACCTGTCGGTCACCCTTCTAAGTAGAGATAATAACTAACCTGGCTCCCTCACTAAGCACAACTGAAACTACCTCAACAACATACCCTATATGACTTATGTAACTCGCTAAGAGTGACAACTCGACTATATATACTACATAGACCCTAAGCCCCCTTGGCTAGTTTATGAACAAGGGTTGCACCTTAATCATCCCTACAAGGTACAAGGTTAACCCAAAGGAGACAGTGGGACCTGTAGCTAGGTCTAGTACCTTAGTAACGTAAAACAATGGCTCATAGTCAATAACCAACTTATTGACACTCTAGGACACATATCGATCGTCCAAAGCAAAATTGGTCATAAACGGGTTTTGCAAACCCTCTGGCATGCATCTAAGGACACTCATAACATACGTCATGCTCAACATGCTCAATATAAGGAATAAAATCAATCTAGGCATGTTGAAAAACTTATAAACATGGTAAGAATATTAGAGTTCTCAAACATGCAAGCGGAACCTATAACGCTGTAAAGTATGCTAAACTGTAAACCATACACGTTTCTAATTTAGCTATTATGATACTAGGTCAATTAGGTTTCTAGATATGGTTTCTAATCATATGTGCTTGTCCTAATCGACTCCTACAAGAACTATTCGATGTTTGTTTCATATGGCTACTTACTTGTTTCGGTGTGTTTAGATACAAGGTTTAAAGTCTTCCTGAAATTgcttttcttccaaatttctagGGTAGGATGCAAATTGTGTCTAGTGTTGGGAACAACAAACAATTATAAGAGAACCAGTCTAAACAGGAGTAAACCAGTCTGAATAGTGGCAAAGGTCATCAAATTTAGTGCTTAACCTCTTAACCTATGTTCGGGGATCACTTTTGACGCACTTTCTATAGCTATTTCGTCTTTAAATCTCTTAGGTAGGTCCCAAATTGAGTCTAGTTTCTGGAACATAAAAAATCATCATAAGAACCGATCTCAAAATAGGTGAACCAGTCTAAATGGTACATATAGGTTAAGAAAACAAAGTTAAGATGATGTATCTATCTCATAGACTACAACATCATCGTCTCTAAACTTAAGACGCTGAAACAAGGCAGTCGATGTGATTTTCTTCCTCCGAATATTCGTTTGTTTTCCAGCGATTCAACAACTATTTCTACATGagttcttcacaaaatttatagtCCTACATATCACAGTTCATTTAAGACAGATTCCACTTAAATTGATTCGTATTCGAGCAAGTTATAGGGGTCAAAATTGGGTACTCAACATTGTACTTAtcctaaattttcttttgtttcttgctGTTGGTTTAGTTGATTTAGATCTTCTCTTCTCCCAATTGCTTCTCcaaaattgtttatattttcccCTAAAGCTAATGGTACGATGAGTACGAATgcatatatttcaatattgttTACACAATGATGTTACGCACGCACTTACTGCaacaaatatgatttattataGCCGGTTGATATtgcatttttcaaaaaatcctatccattaaaaagaaaagaaaggcgCCCAatcagttttctttttgtctttttttactttattttttttaaatggttatCCCTCCAACCTAAATAAGGGGTATAaaaaccttttctttctttcttctttcctttttcctctccgcacagttttcttttttctctcttttctctctagGCACCCAcattgctctctctctctcNNNNNNNNNNNNNNNNNNNNNNNNNNNNNNNNNNNNNNNNNNNNNNNNNNNNNNNNNNNNNNNNNNNNNNNNNNNNNNNNNNNNNNNNNNNNNNNNNNNNNNNNNNNNNNNNNNNNNNNNNNNNNNNNNNNNNNNNNNNNNNNNNNNNNNNNNNNNNNNNNNNNNNNNNNNNNNNNNNNNNNNNNNNNNNNNNNNNNNNNNNNNNNNNNNNNNNNNNNNNNNNNNNNNNNNNNNNNNNNNNNNNNNNNNNNNNNNNNNNNNNNNNNNNNNNNNNNNNNNNNNNNNNNNNNNNNNNNNNNNNNNNNNNNNNNNNNNNNNNNNNNNNNNNNNNNNNNNNNNNNNNNNNNNNNNNNNNNNNNNNNNNNNNNNNNNNNNNNNNNNNNNNNNNNNNNNNNNNNNNNNNNNNNNNNNNNNNNNNNNNNNNNNNNNNNNNNNNNNNNNNNNNNNNNNNNNNNNNNNNNNNNNNNNNNNNNNNNNNNNNNNNNNNNNNNNNNNNNNNNNNNNNNNNNNNNNNNNNNNNNNNNNNNNNNNNNNNNNNNNNNNNNNNNNNNNNNNNNNNNNNNNNNNNNNNNNNNNNNNNNNNNNNNNNNNNNNNNNNNNNNNNNNNNNNNNNNNNNNNNNNNNNNNNNNNNNNNNNNNNNNNNNNNNNNNNNNNNNNNNNNNNNNNNNNNNNNNNNNNNNNNNNNNNNNNNNNNNNNNNNNNNNNNNNNNNNNNNNNNNNNNNNNNNNNNNNNNNNNNNNNNNNNNNNNNNNNNNNNNNNNNNNNNNNNNNNNNNNNNNNNNNNNNNNNNNNNNNNNNNNNNNNNNNNNNNNNNNNNNNNNNNNNNNNNNNNNNNNNNNNNNNNNNNNNNNNNNNNNNNNNNNNNNNNNNNNNNNNNNNNNNNNNNNNNNNNNNNNNNNNNNNNNNNNNNNNNNNNNNNNNNNNNNNNNNNNNNNNNNNNNNNNNNNNNNNNNNNNNNNNNNNNNNNNNNNNNNNNNNNNNNNNNNNNNNNNNNNNNNNNNNNNNNNNNNNNNNNNNNNNNNNNNNNNNNNNNNNNNNNNNNNNNNNNNNNNNNNNNNNNNNNNNNNNNNNNNNNNNNNNNNNNNNNNNNNNNNNNNNNNNNNNNNNNNNNNNNNNNNNNNNNNNNNNNNNNNNNNNNNNNNNNNNNNNNNNNNNNNNNNNNNNNNNNNNNNNNNNNNNNNNNNNNNNNNNNNNNNNNNNNNNNNNNNNNNNNNNNNNNNNNNNNNNNNNNNNNNNNNNNNNNNNNNNNNNNNNNNNNNNNNNNNNNNNNNNNNNNNNNNNNNNNNNNNNNNNNNNNNNNNNNNNNNNNNNNNNNNNNNNNNNNNNNNNNNNNNNNNNNNNNNNNNNNNNNNNNNNNNNNNNNNNNNNNNNNNNNNNNNNNNNNNNNNNNNNNNNNNNNNNNNNNNNNNNNNNNNNNNNNNNNNNNNNNNNNNNNNNNNNNNNNNNNNNNNNNNNNNNNNNNNNNNNNNNNNNNNNNNNNNNNNNNNNNNNNNNNNNNNNNNNNNNNNNNNNNNNNNNNNNNNNNNNNNNNNNNNNNNNNNNNNNNNNNNNNNNNNNNNNNNNNNNNNNNNNNNNNNNNNNNNNNNNNNNNNNNNNNNNNNNNNNNNNNNNNNNNNNNNNNNNNNNNNNNNNNNNNNNNNNNNNNNNNNNNNNNNNNNNNNNNNNNNNNNNNNNNNNNNNNNNNNNNNNNNNNNNNNNNNNNNNNNNNNNNNNNNNNNNNNNNNNNNNNNNNNNNNNNNNNNNNNNNNNNNNNNNNNNNNNNNNNNNNNNNNNNNNNNNNNNNNNNNNNNNNNNNNNNNNNNNNNNNNNNNNNNNNNTCTATAACTTTTTAACATTTCTCTACTTTGGTATTTTGCCTCCAATACTCCAAGGAATTTTACTGAAATCAAACTTGATGTGCTTTATTTAGAATATTAGATATTGTGTTGGCCTATAATAAGAACGTTAAAATTTACCAATTTATGTTAGTGACACTTATTCTCTCTTTATAGTTTGTTTGGGTGTATAATTGTTTGTTGACTTGCTGCATCTCTTGAATGTAAGAATTTTCCATAATTGTTTAGTGtatcttcctttgaaatttgGTAATAGTTCTTAAGTTTGTCAATGAAGGAACCGAGTTGCCCAGTTTCCATAAGAGTgagtttttgtgtttgttgggCAACGTTGCAACAActatggaaaagaaagaaagaaaaaaaaaaaaagtaaaatattatttcatattcGTTGATTTAGCAagagtaaattaaaagtttatacgACATAAAATGTAATATCAAACGTGTATTAGAGTAATTATAGCATACTATATtgtaacttaaaaaaaaatgctactAAAGATAATAATAGTCTAATATTTTAGCTATGTTTAACTAGGGTAGCTTTAATGAAAATGCTATAAAAGATTTCCATAGCATTATATATAAGCTATATTTGCATACTTTATTATAGCATTTGTTATAGCTATAcaaaaacgctataaaaagtttcagacttttaataacatgAGCTGTCACGACGTAcgaaaaacgctataaaaagtctacaataatattttttgtaaGTTGTTGTATCCTATATTTGTTGTGACATACGTAAAAGAATCCACAATATGTAATATAAATAGATACGTAAAGGAATAGCATTTTATGACGTAAAAGAATAGTACGAATCTCATAAAAAGTCTACAATAGCGTTTTTCGTAGGCAATAATCATGAGCGTTCTGAGCGTAAGAGATACGTCGACAATGATCATGAGCGTTTTTTTGTAGGCAATGATCATGAGCGATCTGAGCAAAAAGACAATGATCATGAGCGTCGATGATTCATACTAAATTTTGTTAGAATCCACAATATGTAATATAAATAGATACGTAAAAGAATAGTGTTTTACGTATCTTTTAATAACATGGACTAGGTTTTTTGCACATTCAAGAATCGAAGACCGCGGAGAGAATTGTAACTATTCGAATttctgaaaaaaataaaaaaaaatataaaataataaatggtcTCACAAAATCTCCCTAGAAATCGCTCGATTTCTCGCAAGACATTTATTGCCTAATAGAaacatttctatttctctaaGTTTCCTTATTCTAAAACCCTATATGTTGCGTCTATGAGAAAACATACGGgttttgaagagaaaaatcgTGAGACGTACGCAAGGCTTTGAGTTTTCCGTGAGGAGTTTTGGGTAGAAGCGGAGTAACGTCGTGGGCGTTGTGCAATGAGGAGTGGCAGACGAAACGACAGCAGGGATGAGCGTAAGCGTCGAAGTCTTGTCGTAattgaaaagggaaaatcGTGTCTAGGGTTTTTGTGTCTTTCAAGTAAGAAAGATGAGGGACTGGATTGGGTCGGGTTTCGGCGTCTGTGTACCCACAGGCTCGTACCACCCAAATCAGGCGTCAGTCGCGGCTCCTCTTGGCTCGGATTGGCGTGTACGTCGGCTCGACTGCCAATTCACACGGCTCGGCTTAGCGGCTTAGTTGGTAGGCTTGGCAGCTCAATGACTCGGGTTATCGGCTCGGTATCTCTATATTATATCGATTCCTAGGTTTTCGGCCCTTCTGAAGCCGTTTCTGCCCTTATTTTTGCATTCTAAGGTCAGTATGGTCCTTAATAATCAAAACATAGTGTTTTAAGATTTTCCTTTGATAACTAACATGAGGGTTAGCTAGAATACGTTATGAAATGTTCCTAAGTATATTATGTGGATCTTATAGGACATAGTGCCGTTGGAATTAGCTTGTTGTGAGTAACTTCGGCCAAgaccatcgaggtaagtgatcttactgttggagttaacTTATTcagtgttgtatgatggtgcgtgccctgtggcccctgcatgcaccatattttatGTCATATGACTATGTGATGTATGGATTGTGTTGACTGTTGATGTTATGAAAAGTCATGGTTGATCTACTAGTAGTATTTGCCATGAAAGTGATGAATGTTGCCATGTGTACACGTAGCATGATGGAATTACATTATGAAATGCATATGGAATTGGAACGTATTTTCATGTTATATAATATGTCATATAATGTAAGTTATGTAATATGCCACATAATGTAAAATATgtaatatgccatgtaatgtaagttaagggacctcatgaatatatgtatgtcacttgcatcgggatacttcccctttttgtcacgaaagaatgaaatacgatatttatgttcgtcatgatatcatgcgggcccttttctgttctgtggtgCCCGGCAACCTGTAATACATTGTGCCCAACCGAGCCAGGCCCAGGGGGTATGTATATGAGCCCACCTGATGGGTCCATGTGCGCGTACATGGGCCGTGTGTGGagaagtaccacacatccaaccttaCCCAGAATAGAAAAGCACCCAAGGCAATCAAAGTTTACGAAAGTTAGGTCCcactcatatgttgcatgtgtttgcatatctaaccccaatagtggggtgacttaccgagtatttcataaaatactcaagccacgtactacctacatttttcaggtaaaggaaAAACATCAATGTACGACTGACGGTGGAGCTAAAATTACCATGTTAGTTAAGGAGAGGGCATAGTTAGCCGATTATGATGttgaacatttatttcatttaaacttttgaattcagttattgaatgtttcgttttggAGTTAGGTTTAGTTAGATTTTGAACCTTTATAAAAGACTGGTGTTGTTttccaaggttatttatgatgagcttccaCTTAATGAGTTATACATCACTAATTAggataagaaaattaggggcgttacaagAATTAACCCCAAGAACATGCATAATCGGAGAACTTTAGTTTCGGGATCAAATTGGGGGTAAGGATCGAACTCCAATCTATAGTCCATGTTTTACAATTGAGTATTCCTTTAGCTTAAGAGGATTAAGatgagtaactttgatgaagaaatcgagggcTAACACATCCTAGATCAAGCTGTCCTAGAA
The sequence above is a segment of the Cucurbita pepo subsp. pepo cultivar mu-cu-16 unplaced genomic scaffold, ASM280686v2 Cp4.1_scaffold000194, whole genome shotgun sequence genome. Coding sequences within it:
- the LOC111784403 gene encoding aspartic proteinase PCS1-like (The sequence of the model RefSeq protein was modified relative to this genomic sequence to represent the inferred CDS: added 74 bases not found in genome assembly) produces the protein VYLDGGSYPTSKQSQTHNHASLSLLFLSLFCLLFSPSNSLSLSFPLTSHSVSSQEASLSLSSKTKSHGKFHFQYSNALVVSVPIGSPPQQMDMVVDTGSQLSWIQCHDKVRRKSVKPMINVFDPYLSSSFSFLPCNTTLCRTRIPDFTLPTSCDPTRHCHYSYFYADGTLAEGNLVTEKFTFSNSLTTRSLLVGCATASTQNRGMLGMNTGRLSFISQAKISKFSYCIPDRTGSDLTGLFYLGDNPNSATFKYVNMLTFPKSRCSPNLDKLAYTLPMKGIRIGNNKLNLSPAVFKPDPSGAGQTMIDSGSDLTYLVDEAYSKVREEMVRFVGPMMKKGYEYAAVADMCFDGAVAATVGRRIGDMWFQFENGVEILVGKGEGLLTEVEKGVKCVGIGRSDRLVTESNIIGNIHQQNMWVEYDLRNKRIGFGVAKCSGLKA